From a single Natronorubrum tibetense GA33 genomic region:
- a CDS encoding universal stress protein: MTRVLVPLAILEGESVSPGLTALLEPVDVTVLGYHELPEQTPPDQARVQYEDRATDALEDLVETFRVGGSEADHRLVFTHDREQTIDRIATETRADAYTIPGASGQIERVLVTLTGDVAVDRICSFVGDLVGPREIGVTLFLATKDEASGRELLETAAETLSAREIDVKTELAVDRPPFEALLEAGVDHDAIVVGERAPSLRSLLFGEEAERIAVESVAPVLVVRNVDSDETATADGSADEDV; the protein is encoded by the coding sequence ATGACCCGCGTTCTCGTTCCGCTGGCGATTCTCGAGGGAGAATCGGTTTCCCCCGGGCTGACGGCACTGCTCGAGCCTGTCGACGTGACCGTCCTCGGCTATCACGAACTCCCCGAACAGACGCCGCCCGACCAGGCTCGAGTGCAGTACGAAGACCGGGCAACCGACGCCCTCGAGGACCTCGTTGAAACGTTCCGGGTCGGCGGCAGCGAGGCCGATCACCGGCTCGTGTTCACCCACGACCGCGAGCAGACGATCGACCGCATCGCGACCGAAACGCGAGCGGACGCCTACACCATACCAGGCGCGAGCGGGCAGATCGAACGAGTCCTCGTCACGTTGACGGGTGACGTCGCCGTCGACCGGATCTGCTCGTTCGTCGGCGACCTGGTCGGCCCGCGAGAGATCGGCGTGACGCTCTTTCTGGCGACCAAAGACGAGGCGTCCGGGCGGGAACTGCTCGAGACGGCCGCCGAAACGCTCTCGGCGCGCGAAATCGACGTCAAAACTGAACTCGCTGTCGACAGGCCGCCGTTCGAGGCGTTGCTCGAGGCCGGAGTCGACCACGACGCCATCGTCGTCGGCGAACGCGCCCCGTCGCTTCGCTCGCTGCTCTTCGGCGAGGAGGCCGAACGTATCGCCGTCGAGTCCGTTGCGCCGGTGCTCGTCGTCCGGAACGTCGATAGTGATGAAACGGCGACGGCTGACGGGTCTGCGGACGAGGACGTCTAA
- a CDS encoding APC family permease: MSGEPPPAEGTNIEGESPDTEPTVETDDATITDDAELERTLGLSGGLAIGIGTMIGAGIFVFPGLAAGQAGPAAAASFAIGAVVALLVALPTSELATAMPKSGGGYYFISRALGTLPGAVVGLSLWFGLVFATAFYLVGFGYYAVDTLAELGVAVGDGLVIPIALLFGAGFTVLNVTGTENAAKLQNGIVALLLSILVAFLGYGSLDAAGLIGESAAPEQFAPFGAMPILTTAALVFTSYLGFAQVATVAGEMKDPGRNLPLAMVGSVVAVGVLYVVTIFVATSAFGSEALAGFGETAMVEVGRHYLGAAGAFAIVFGGLLATMSSANASILSTSRAIYAVSRDALLPKGASRINLRYGTPHVALGLAGGPILVLTATGSVELLAEVASFLHLIMYGLICVALIALRRDEPEWYDPAFRVPGYPLVPALGAICSFALIGFMELASQIVGIAIMLMTAGWYVYYARDVNLRGEL, from the coding sequence ATGAGTGGCGAACCGCCGCCGGCCGAGGGCACCAACATCGAGGGCGAATCGCCCGACACCGAACCAACGGTCGAGACGGACGACGCGACGATCACCGACGACGCCGAACTCGAGCGAACGCTCGGGCTTTCGGGCGGGCTCGCGATCGGGATCGGGACGATGATCGGCGCCGGAATCTTCGTCTTTCCGGGCCTCGCAGCCGGACAGGCCGGCCCCGCCGCCGCGGCATCGTTCGCCATCGGAGCCGTCGTCGCCCTGCTCGTCGCCTTACCGACCTCCGAACTGGCGACGGCGATGCCGAAAAGCGGCGGCGGCTACTACTTCATCTCGCGAGCGCTCGGAACGCTCCCGGGCGCCGTCGTCGGTCTCTCGCTGTGGTTCGGGCTGGTGTTCGCGACGGCCTTCTACCTCGTCGGCTTCGGCTACTACGCCGTCGACACGCTCGCCGAACTCGGCGTCGCGGTCGGCGACGGGCTGGTCATCCCCATCGCCTTGTTGTTCGGCGCGGGCTTTACCGTCCTGAACGTCACGGGGACCGAAAACGCCGCAAAGCTCCAGAACGGGATCGTCGCCCTCCTGCTGTCGATCCTCGTCGCCTTTCTCGGCTACGGTAGCCTCGACGCGGCCGGGCTGATCGGCGAATCGGCGGCGCCCGAGCAGTTCGCCCCCTTCGGCGCGATGCCGATTCTGACGACCGCTGCGCTCGTCTTCACCTCGTATCTCGGCTTCGCACAGGTGGCGACCGTCGCCGGCGAGATGAAAGATCCCGGTCGGAATCTGCCGCTGGCGATGGTCGGCTCGGTCGTCGCCGTCGGTGTGCTCTACGTCGTAACGATCTTCGTCGCGACGAGCGCGTTCGGCAGCGAGGCGCTCGCCGGCTTCGGTGAAACCGCGATGGTCGAGGTCGGTCGCCACTACCTCGGCGCCGCCGGCGCGTTCGCCATCGTCTTCGGGGGTCTGCTCGCGACGATGTCCAGCGCCAACGCCTCGATCCTCAGCACCTCCCGGGCGATCTACGCCGTCTCGAGGGACGCCCTGCTCCCGAAAGGAGCGAGTCGGATCAACCTCCGCTACGGGACGCCACACGTCGCGCTCGGGCTAGCTGGCGGCCCGATTCTCGTGCTGACCGCGACGGGCAGCGTCGAACTCCTCGCCGAGGTCGCCTCGTTCCTGCATCTCATCATGTACGGGCTCATCTGCGTCGCGTTGATCGCGTTGCGCCGGGATGAGCCGGAGTGGTACGATCCTGCGTTCCGGGTTCCCGGCTACCCGCTCGTCCCGGCGCTCGGGGCGATCTGTAGTTTCGCGCTGATCGGCTTCATGGAACTCGCGTCACAGATCGTCGGCATCGCCATCATGCTCATGACCGCCGGGTGGTACGTCTATTACGCTCGAGACGTGAACCTACGAGGTGAGCTATGA
- a CDS encoding LLM class flavin-dependent oxidoreductase, whose protein sequence is MSPTDLEVGVILPQYGTDIGTVRETALEAESLGYDAVWLEDHFQSWIGDPRRATQECWTTLSAVAEATDEIRLGTLVTSQSYRHPAVLAKMAAQVDRISEGRLELGIGAGWYAEEYDRFGYEFREPPAERLRRLAETVEILQGLWTNETYSHAGEHLDIDLEDAFCEPQPVQDPHPPIWIGGGGEQFTLRYTAELADGWNYGTLEPEGFAEKLEILRDHCESEARYDEIRKSAELFVFVGETTDAAEQKREQFRDEFLPDEPTEPREFFLAGYVETAPTGTPKEVRERLEEYADVGIETVMLSVPDATGDDESLALLADELPE, encoded by the coding sequence GTGAGTCCCACCGACCTCGAGGTCGGCGTCATCCTTCCGCAGTACGGCACCGATATCGGAACCGTCCGGGAGACGGCACTCGAGGCCGAATCGCTCGGCTACGACGCGGTCTGGCTCGAGGACCACTTTCAGTCGTGGATCGGCGACCCGCGCCGGGCGACACAGGAGTGCTGGACGACGCTCAGCGCGGTCGCCGAAGCCACCGACGAGATCCGACTCGGGACGCTCGTCACGAGCCAGTCTTACCGCCATCCTGCCGTGCTGGCGAAGATGGCGGCGCAGGTCGACCGAATCAGCGAGGGACGACTCGAACTCGGCATCGGCGCGGGCTGGTACGCCGAGGAGTACGACCGCTTTGGCTACGAGTTCCGGGAACCGCCGGCCGAACGGCTCCGCCGGCTCGCCGAGACGGTCGAAATCCTGCAGGGACTGTGGACGAACGAGACGTACAGCCACGCGGGCGAGCATCTGGATATTGACCTCGAGGACGCCTTCTGTGAACCGCAGCCAGTCCAGGATCCCCACCCGCCGATCTGGATCGGTGGCGGCGGCGAGCAGTTTACCCTGCGCTACACCGCCGAACTGGCCGATGGCTGGAACTACGGCACCCTCGAGCCCGAGGGCTTCGCCGAGAAACTCGAGATCCTGCGCGACCATTGTGAGAGCGAGGCGCGATACGACGAGATACGCAAGTCCGCCGAACTGTTCGTCTTCGTCGGCGAGACGACCGACGCCGCCGAGCAAAAGCGTGAGCAGTTCCGAGACGAGTTCTTGCCCGACGAGCCCACCGAGCCCCGCGAGTTCTTCCTCGCGGGGTACGTCGAAACGGCACCGACGGGGACGCCGAAAGAAGTGCGCGAACGGCTCGAGGAGTACGCCGACGTCGGCATCGAGACGGTGATGCTCTCCGTTCCGGACGCGACCGGGGACGACGAGAGTCTGGCACTGCTAGCCGACGAATTGCCCGAGTAG
- the thiD gene encoding bifunctional hydroxymethylpyrimidine kinase/phosphomethylpyrimidine kinase, translated as MRTPAPETRPVGLTIAGSDSGGGAGIQADLATMAAHGVFGTSAITAVTAQNTRGVESSHVLPLEEIEAQLEAVTGDFDVGAAKTGMLATTEIARLVAGRAESFEFPLVVDPVMVATSGDRLLEPEAERAYEDLLGAATLATPNADEAEVLTDITVADQESAREAGEAILETGVDAVLVKGGHVPGEQVRDTLVTNDTVCVFEHPRIRTEATHGSGCTLAAAIAARLATGDPLEAAVEGATDFLARAVRYYSDVGEGHGAVNHLVSLRNEANRNLTAEEVQAVVDRFVEHDVSALVPEVGMNVAGATPAAESVTEIAAVEGRITRTLSGVQPNRGIRFGASSHVARFLLSAREFFPTLRFAVNCRFGPDVEDALEDLEWGLAGYDRDEEPPEVKETEDNTMGWGARQAFGDREEPPAAVIDRGDIGKEAMTKVVASDPETLADRVLALEDAIETDAELEDGVRS; from the coding sequence ATGAGAACGCCAGCACCCGAAACCCGCCCGGTAGGTTTGACGATCGCGGGGAGCGACTCCGGCGGCGGCGCCGGAATCCAGGCCGACCTCGCGACGATGGCCGCCCACGGCGTCTTCGGGACGTCCGCGATCACCGCCGTCACCGCTCAAAATACCCGCGGCGTCGAATCCTCGCACGTCCTGCCGCTCGAGGAGATCGAGGCCCAACTCGAGGCCGTCACCGGCGACTTCGACGTCGGGGCCGCGAAGACGGGGATGCTCGCGACGACCGAAATCGCCCGGCTCGTCGCCGGCCGCGCGGAGTCGTTCGAGTTCCCGCTGGTCGTCGATCCCGTGATGGTCGCGACCTCCGGCGACCGCCTGCTCGAGCCTGAAGCCGAACGCGCCTACGAGGATCTGCTGGGCGCGGCGACGTTAGCGACGCCGAACGCCGACGAAGCCGAGGTGCTGACCGATATTACGGTCGCCGACCAGGAGAGCGCCCGCGAGGCGGGCGAGGCGATCCTCGAGACGGGGGTCGACGCGGTGCTCGTCAAGGGCGGACACGTTCCCGGCGAGCAGGTTCGGGACACGCTCGTCACGAACGACACCGTGTGCGTGTTCGAACATCCGCGTATTCGGACGGAGGCGACCCACGGCTCCGGCTGTACGCTGGCCGCGGCGATCGCGGCCCGCCTCGCGACGGGCGACCCGCTCGAGGCCGCCGTCGAGGGCGCGACGGACTTCCTCGCCCGCGCGGTGCGGTACTACTCCGACGTGGGGGAGGGCCACGGCGCGGTCAACCACCTCGTCAGCCTGCGAAACGAGGCGAACCGGAATCTGACCGCCGAGGAGGTGCAGGCGGTCGTCGACCGGTTCGTCGAGCACGACGTCTCCGCCCTCGTTCCCGAGGTGGGGATGAACGTCGCTGGCGCGACGCCGGCCGCCGAGTCCGTCACGGAGATTGCGGCCGTCGAGGGTCGAATTACGCGGACGCTTTCGGGCGTCCAGCCCAACCGCGGCATCCGATTCGGGGCCTCGAGTCACGTCGCCCGATTCTTGCTCTCGGCCCGCGAATTCTTCCCGACCCTCCGGTTCGCCGTCAACTGCCGATTCGGCCCGGACGTCGAAGACGCCCTCGAGGACCTCGAGTGGGGGCTCGCCGGATACGACCGAGACGAAGAGCCCCCGGAGGTCAAAGAGACTGAAGACAACACGATGGGTTGGGGTGCCCGGCAAGCGTTCGGCGACCGCGAGGAGCCGCCGGCAGCCGTGATCGACCGCGGCGATATCGGAAAGGAGGCGATGACCAAAGTCGTTGCGAGCGATCCGGAGACGCTCGCGGATCGAGTGCTGGCACTCGAGGATGCGATCGAGACCGACGCGGAACTCGAGGACGGGGTGCGTTCGTGA
- a CDS encoding AI-2E family transporter codes for MDLRIGFLLLLVAILGAISALLALPLLQYIMAAALLAFVLFPLHERLEHRTVRVRGTTVTIPPRVSAGIVTVFGILATVVPLLVFTVLLLQTVLSFIDDLGDVDLVETVRTTARELGLEDAVLDSLEDAFNSEIEGFLNRGLEFALQELLRLLDMSFQVGLGLLVLVFLLYYFLVDGRRLVAWIGSVAPIDDEIRQELIDEIDAVTWAVLRSHVLVAIAEGVLGGLGLYLLGVPNVAFWTIVMVVVSFLPAVGIWLIWGPIVGYLFIVGDPVGGILLLVYGITVLSVVDNYLRAVLVDLESGVHPGTVLVGVIGGLYLFGILGLLLGPVLLATFKAVVEVFGDAYDPEEESEQVPPP; via the coding sequence ATGGACCTCCGAATCGGTTTTTTACTGTTACTGGTCGCTATTCTCGGAGCGATCAGCGCCCTCCTGGCTCTCCCCTTGCTACAGTATATCATGGCGGCCGCGCTGTTGGCGTTCGTGCTCTTTCCGCTCCACGAGCGACTCGAACACCGGACTGTACGCGTCCGCGGAACCACCGTCACGATTCCGCCGCGCGTGTCGGCGGGCATCGTGACCGTGTTCGGCATCCTGGCTACGGTCGTTCCGTTGCTCGTGTTTACGGTTTTGCTGTTACAGACGGTCCTTTCGTTCATCGACGACCTCGGTGACGTGGATCTCGTCGAAACCGTTCGAACGACCGCTCGCGAGCTGGGACTCGAGGATGCTGTCCTGGACAGTCTCGAGGATGCCTTCAACTCGGAGATCGAGGGGTTCCTCAATCGCGGCCTCGAGTTCGCACTCCAGGAACTGCTCCGGTTGTTGGACATGAGCTTTCAGGTCGGGCTCGGACTGTTGGTACTGGTGTTCTTGCTCTACTATTTCCTCGTCGATGGCCGACGGTTGGTCGCCTGGATCGGGTCGGTCGCACCGATCGACGACGAGATCCGGCAGGAGCTGATCGACGAGATCGATGCCGTCACGTGGGCAGTGCTGCGGAGTCACGTCCTCGTCGCGATCGCGGAGGGCGTGCTCGGGGGACTCGGGCTCTATCTCCTCGGCGTTCCGAACGTCGCGTTCTGGACGATCGTGATGGTCGTCGTCTCGTTCCTCCCCGCAGTCGGTATCTGGCTGATCTGGGGACCGATCGTGGGGTATCTCTTTATTGTGGGCGACCCGGTCGGTGGGATCTTGCTGCTGGTCTATGGCATCACGGTCCTCTCCGTAGTGGACAACTACCTGCGTGCCGTGCTGGTGGATCTGGAGTCCGGCGTCCACCCGGGGACCGTCCTGGTCGGCGTCATTGGCGGGCTCTACCTCTTCGGAATTCTGGGGCTGCTGCTCGGACCGGTCCTCCTGGCGACGTTCAAGGCCGTCGTCGAAGTCTTCGGTGACGCGTACGATCCGGAGGAGGAGTCCGAGCAAGTTCCACCCCCCTGA
- a CDS encoding membrane protein, with amino-acid sequence MMLPTHALAGMALALPLVATAPEFASVAIVAGLLGGIVPDLDLYAGHRKTLHFPVFYSVVAAVATVIAALVPTALTVGIAVFLLGAAVHCVTDVFGSGLELRPWEGRSEKAVYDHYRRTWIAPRRLIRYDGSPGDLLLSVALSVPLLWALEGSFQWIVIGALAVAIVYAALRRVLADLAAVVVRVLPAGALPYVPERYLEDLGSDRA; translated from the coding sequence ATGATGCTCCCCACCCACGCCCTTGCTGGGATGGCACTTGCGTTACCGCTGGTAGCCACGGCGCCGGAGTTCGCCTCCGTGGCCATCGTCGCGGGACTGCTCGGGGGGATCGTTCCGGACCTGGATCTCTACGCGGGCCACCGCAAGACCCTCCACTTTCCCGTATTCTACAGCGTCGTCGCCGCCGTCGCAACCGTGATCGCGGCCCTGGTTCCGACGGCACTGACCGTCGGCATCGCCGTCTTCTTGCTCGGCGCTGCCGTCCACTGCGTAACCGACGTCTTCGGCAGCGGCCTCGAGTTGCGCCCCTGGGAGGGACGCTCCGAGAAGGCGGTGTACGACCACTATCGCAGGACCTGGATCGCACCCCGTCGCCTGATTCGGTACGATGGTTCGCCGGGAGATCTGCTGTTGTCGGTGGCGCTGTCGGTTCCCCTGTTATGGGCGCTCGAGGGATCGTTCCAGTGGATAGTGATTGGCGCGCTCGCCGTCGCGATCGTCTACGCCGCGCTCAGGCGCGTACTCGCAGATCTCGCCGCCGTCGTCGTCCGCGTCCTCCCGGCAGGGGCGTTGCCCTACGTTCCCGAGCGCTACCTCGAGGACCTCGGATCCGACCGCGCCTGA
- a CDS encoding AIR synthase family protein, with the protein MSDLGKIDRTFFERHVAPNLGAERTDVAVGPRHGVDFGVIDIDGQALVTATDPLSILPALGFERAGRFALDLVLADVAVSGIAPSHLSVCFTLPETMTDEQFATVWEAIHAECADLGVAVVTGHTARYSDPSHPWVGAATAMGVGEHTDIVRPDGASVGDRLLMTTGPAVESVGLLSTLFGDQLDLPPKTVSSAQDRLEEVYCVRDALTAAAAGPVTAMHDVTEGGLAGALNEMADGAGVRFAVDREGVPMRPGVEEVCEALEIDPWAATSSGSLLIAVDPAGVNAVRGALEDRDTVVADIGRVEAVRGEDGEGEVVVDGDVLEHPSVDPSWAAYAELADDASD; encoded by the coding sequence GTGAGCGATCTCGGCAAAATCGATCGGACGTTCTTCGAGCGCCACGTCGCGCCGAACCTCGGTGCTGAGCGCACCGACGTCGCAGTCGGACCGCGCCACGGCGTCGACTTCGGTGTCATCGATATCGACGGGCAAGCGCTGGTGACCGCGACCGATCCGCTCTCGATCCTCCCGGCACTGGGGTTCGAGCGGGCGGGGCGGTTCGCCCTCGACCTCGTGCTCGCTGACGTCGCCGTCAGCGGCATCGCGCCGTCGCATCTCTCGGTCTGTTTTACGCTGCCCGAGACGATGACCGACGAGCAGTTCGCGACCGTCTGGGAGGCAATCCACGCGGAGTGCGCCGACCTCGGCGTCGCCGTCGTGACGGGACACACGGCCCGATACTCGGATCCCTCTCATCCGTGGGTCGGCGCTGCGACCGCGATGGGCGTCGGCGAGCACACGGATATCGTCCGTCCCGACGGAGCCAGTGTGGGTGATCGACTGCTCATGACGACCGGTCCCGCCGTCGAGTCCGTCGGGCTGTTGAGTACCCTCTTCGGCGATCAACTCGATCTCCCTCCAAAAACCGTCTCGAGCGCGCAGGATCGACTCGAGGAGGTCTACTGCGTTCGAGACGCCCTCACAGCGGCCGCGGCGGGACCCGTGACGGCGATGCACGACGTGACCGAGGGCGGCCTCGCGGGCGCACTGAACGAGATGGCCGACGGCGCGGGCGTTCGGTTCGCGGTCGATCGAGAGGGCGTGCCGATGCGTCCCGGCGTCGAAGAGGTCTGTGAAGCCCTCGAAATCGACCCGTGGGCGGCGACCAGCAGCGGGTCGCTGTTGATTGCCGTCGATCCTGCGGGTGTCAACGCGGTTCGCGGTGCGCTCGAGGATCGGGACACCGTCGTCGCCGACATCGGCCGTGTGGAGGCTGTACGTGGCGAGGACGGGGAGGGAGAAGTGGTCGTCGACGGCGACGTCCTCGAGCATCCGAGCGTCGATCCGTCGTGGGCTGCGTACGCCGAACTGGCCGATGACGCGAGCGACTAG
- a CDS encoding GNAT family N-acetyltransferase → MEIRRLRGTSDVRAVVRINVTAMRAAYDDLLPADVLEQFDPDPPDEAVREYAARLREGQNSIVLADIDGGARGYSYFRWGDDTKSFVGPNEAGLKEIYVEPDYWGEGVGTALLERGLDSLPASIERVKLEMLNGNDLGHRFYDARGFERTGSSEFEIGDESYPTAIYTLEL, encoded by the coding sequence ATGGAAATCCGCCGTTTGCGGGGGACTTCGGATGTTCGCGCGGTCGTTCGAATCAACGTGACAGCGATGCGCGCGGCCTACGACGATCTGCTCCCTGCCGACGTCCTCGAGCAGTTCGATCCTGATCCGCCTGACGAGGCCGTCCGGGAGTACGCTGCCCGGTTACGCGAGGGTCAAAACAGTATCGTTCTCGCCGACATCGACGGCGGCGCCCGCGGCTACAGCTATTTTCGCTGGGGCGACGACACCAAGTCCTTCGTCGGCCCGAACGAGGCCGGTCTCAAGGAGATCTACGTCGAACCGGACTACTGGGGCGAAGGGGTCGGCACCGCGCTGCTCGAGCGCGGGCTCGATAGCCTTCCAGCCTCGATCGAGCGCGTGAAACTCGAGATGCTGAACGGAAACGATCTCGGCCACCGGTTCTACGACGCCCGGGGGTTCGAACGGACGGGCTCGAGCGAGTTCGAGATCGGAGACGAATCGTATCCGACGGCGATCTACACGCTCGAGCTGTGA
- a CDS encoding heme NO-binding domain-containing protein produces the protein MHGIILKTLQAFVVDTYGEDAWLSIQREADIEEKVYVPVTVYPDGDVYEIVRTAGELTDQSPRTILTQYGKWVVPPLLETYDLHIDDEWDGLELIANIQQFHTSLRTRDMTTLTTPRIRSERIGEHHVRITYDSDRKLCDVARGAIQGVAAKFDEELVAEERTCMHEGDDACRFDIRRTGAATSATDREATFEFDDEPESTTEATSGGPDV, from the coding sequence ATGCACGGCATTATTCTGAAGACGCTACAGGCGTTCGTCGTGGACACGTACGGCGAGGACGCCTGGCTGTCGATCCAACGCGAAGCGGACATCGAAGAGAAAGTCTACGTGCCCGTTACCGTCTACCCGGACGGCGACGTGTACGAGATTGTCCGGACGGCGGGCGAACTGACCGATCAGAGCCCGCGAACGATCCTGACCCAGTACGGGAAGTGGGTCGTCCCGCCGCTGCTCGAGACCTACGATCTCCACATCGACGACGAGTGGGACGGACTCGAGCTCATCGCGAACATCCAGCAGTTCCACACGTCGTTGCGAACCCGAGATATGACGACGTTGACGACGCCGCGGATTCGATCGGAGCGAATCGGGGAACACCACGTTCGGATCACCTACGATTCCGATCGGAAGCTGTGTGACGTCGCACGCGGGGCGATTCAGGGCGTCGCAGCGAAGTTCGACGAAGAACTGGTCGCCGAAGAGCGGACGTGCATGCACGAGGGTGACGACGCCTGCCGGTTCGACATTCGACGGACCGGGGCCGCGACATCGGCGACCGACAGGGAAGCGACGTTCGAGTTCGACGACGAACCCGAGTCGACAACCGAAGCCACGAGCGGAGGGCCGGATGTCTGA
- a CDS encoding methyl-accepting chemotaxis protein, translated as MSESTTAPDRQSRVPSAIQSQRPIGFGIVVTLVGLLGIAVGAVALGQATPTVLGVGVGGVVATGLVATAVAAVSDGRTAPRERDDLREAIDDVTDRAVRLEAGEHDVSFTTDRDDDLARLERSLASVRDRLARGERTDRSLTELESMVESHAKTTQSVAEGDLTQRFSQPGTHDAVDELADNSNAMLAEIEDTFATLKSFSGEAVTYSHELNTSMETVRAEGDRASETLSDIVDTNRSQHEQLRTVSTEMQTFSTTIEEIAATASEVADRADRTARVGYQGEQAASDAIEGMDVIDAETERTLEEIEQLEAEAEQIDDLIESISDIAEQTNMLALNANIEASRSAGSGDQGFGAVANEIQTLSEEVYDSVQSVEDRLEQLRTRAISAADEVRTSRDRIEDSVDDVENAAGALERIAGLAEQTNDGVQEISAATQEQASATEEVVAIVEDAAETSADTATMSARASRRASAQADALSHVAHSATVLTEQAGELNTHLERYATETGYELPEARTTDDVDPEAVSTADPSTQTIGDGEPASR; from the coding sequence ATGTCTGAGTCAACGACGGCCCCAGACCGTCAGTCGAGGGTTCCGAGCGCGATACAGTCTCAGCGACCGATCGGCTTCGGGATCGTCGTCACGCTCGTCGGACTGCTCGGTATCGCCGTCGGCGCAGTCGCACTCGGCCAAGCGACGCCGACCGTACTCGGCGTCGGCGTCGGTGGCGTCGTCGCCACCGGACTGGTCGCCACGGCAGTCGCTGCGGTGTCCGACGGCCGAACTGCCCCCCGAGAACGCGACGACTTGCGGGAAGCGATCGACGACGTGACGGATCGCGCAGTCCGTCTCGAAGCGGGCGAGCACGACGTTTCGTTCACAACCGACCGAGACGACGACCTCGCGCGACTCGAGCGCTCGCTTGCATCGGTTCGCGACCGCCTTGCGCGCGGCGAACGCACGGATCGGTCGTTAACCGAACTCGAGTCGATGGTCGAATCACACGCAAAAACGACGCAATCGGTCGCCGAGGGCGACCTTACCCAGCGGTTCAGTCAGCCCGGAACCCACGACGCGGTCGACGAGTTGGCCGACAACTCAAACGCGATGCTCGCCGAGATCGAGGATACGTTCGCGACGCTGAAGTCGTTCTCCGGCGAGGCCGTCACCTACAGCCACGAACTCAACACGAGCATGGAGACGGTCCGGGCCGAGGGCGACCGCGCGAGCGAGACGCTCTCCGACATCGTCGACACGAACCGCTCCCAGCACGAACAGCTTCGAACCGTCTCGACCGAGATGCAGACGTTCTCGACGACGATCGAGGAGATCGCCGCGACGGCTTCCGAAGTCGCGGACAGAGCCGATAGAACCGCCAGAGTCGGCTATCAAGGCGAACAGGCCGCCAGCGATGCGATCGAAGGGATGGACGTGATCGATGCGGAAACCGAACGGACCCTCGAGGAGATCGAACAACTCGAGGCCGAAGCCGAGCAGATCGACGACCTCATCGAGTCGATCAGCGACATCGCCGAGCAGACGAACATGCTGGCGCTCAACGCCAACATCGAGGCCTCTCGATCGGCCGGTAGCGGTGATCAGGGGTTCGGTGCCGTCGCTAACGAGATTCAAACCCTCTCCGAGGAGGTCTACGACTCGGTCCAGTCGGTCGAAGACCGCCTCGAGCAGCTTCGGACGCGAGCCATTTCGGCGGCCGACGAGGTCCGAACGAGCCGCGACCGTATCGAGGACAGCGTCGACGACGTCGAGAACGCGGCGGGCGCGCTCGAGCGGATCGCCGGCCTCGCCGAGCAGACGAACGACGGCGTCCAGGAGATCTCCGCGGCGACTCAGGAACAGGCCTCGGCGACCGAGGAGGTCGTCGCAATAGTCGAAGACGCCGCGGAGACGAGCGCCGATACCGCGACGATGTCCGCCCGGGCGTCCCGACGTGCGTCCGCGCAGGCGGACGCTCTCTCCCACGTGGCCCACAGTGCGACGGTCCTGACCGAACAGGCCGGCGAGTTGAACACCCATCTCGAGCGCTACGCGACCGAAACCGGGTACGAACTTCCCGAAGCGAGAACGACCGACGACGTCGATCCGGAGGCTGTCTCGACTGCCGACCCCTCGACGCAGACGATCGGGGACGGCGAACCGGCCTCGCGATAG